In Carettochelys insculpta isolate YL-2023 chromosome 10, ASM3395843v1, whole genome shotgun sequence, the DNA window AAGCAAGATATAACAATTGACAAATAGTAAACAATATACAGTGAATGAGAGTTTTTGTGCACAGATACTCGAGCCCATATAATATACCTGTACATAGATACAAATATGGATATTACAGCAGGAACAGCCAAACCCCAAAAATTGTATGAGCAAATGCCTGGGAATGTGAACATTTGTGAGCAGTGTATAGTAATGTATATCAACATGGTATAAATGAACAGACATCCAAAATCTGAAAAAAGTGGGAGTGAACACTCTTCAAGAGACTGTAACTAGCTCCATCCTTTAGATATATTTCTATGTTGCACTTTGGTATATATGGTAGGTGTTTGCTTTATGTTGGCCTCAAAAGATGCAGGCTTGAATTTAAATATTCTCTCTTTTAAGGTGTGATGTAGGTTAAAGCAAAGCACATTTTCCACAACAACAATGTGGGAGTAGAATTCTAAAGCACTCTAAGGCATTGCATACTTGAAaatatatagtaaaccctcaatttgaCAGACTAATGGAGGGAGGGCTGTCCATTAATGcagaaagtctgttatatccaaatggttatactgtatgatgatgcactgaccgtcccagcccaccactcactcTTGTTCTCTGCCCcgccttcccctcacacctccatctccctctcctaattaccaggagaggagctgaatgctggcctggctccttccacctcctgcagctctcagtgctgcggcTTCTCCAGCTCCCAGTTCTGAGCCACCCATGCCAAGGTAGGGCATAGCCATACTGAGCGtgcaaggaggcagcagcctctgacaccatggctgctgctcagtgccactgcaggcagtggtggctgggcacTAGCACGCTCCACGCACACggcggctgggggaggagaggtccTGCACCttgccacagcccctgccccagctcccatggTGGCTGtagtgagtctctggcatttattctggggcgggggggaaggtggggctggCAGATAGTCTCCCTTATTTCCAAAGTGAGTTATATTGGGTTTGGGTAAATCAAAAGTTTACTGTagttgtgttctctctctctgtaactcaCAGATGCTTGCCTGACTTCAATAAAAATTCTGTACGCTCCAAAGTTTTGAAAACAGGTCACTTATTTATGTGACTAATTATGGACTTGGAAACAAGTCGGGCtcccatttttgaaaaatctttgctGTAAACTTGTGTGATTTTTAAATCTTGTCTATATGAAATATCTTTTAAACCCAAGAGGGCAGTTCCTTCACCTCCACTGGCCCCACACAAATAGCTGCTTATCTTAAACTTCCCCATTGGGCAATAGCAGTACATAGTTACTGTTATATTTGGTCTGTTACTGTTAATTCATAGTAGATTGAAAAgctactgctgaaataatggaaagtCCCACCCTTATTTGTTTAATAACTAGTGCCAGCACTTGCAAAACTTCAAAGGATTCTCTAAACGTAGACTTTTCATCAGTGATGCTGCAAGCCTTAGTTCTGATCTTTCATGCTTCACATTCAAAaacatcaaaagagaaaaaagagacCAGCAGTTTCCAAAGCAACATTGCTGTCAGAAAACTGTATGTTTAGCCATCAGTACACACCATTCAGATGGGGAAATTGTTATTTGCATAagatatattttaataaatactGTTAacttttttcctcaaaaaaaaaaaagatttgagtAATAAAATATAATGACCAGAGCTCAAGGGATttgcagaagaaaatgaaaaagaattaGAAAGCGTCTAATGTAGAAGCCTTCAAAGCAAGAATATCAATTTATATTCTTACTTACTGAAACACATTCCGCATATTTTATTGTTTCTGTCATCTTGCTTGTTATAATCCATCCAGTGAGTTCTCAAAGAACATTAGATCCTACAAATAAATAATGTTGTGAATGCTGAGAAAGATACAAAAAAGCAACAATTAATATCAAAAGTCAGACTTGTAggcttttattatttaaaataaatgtattagtcaaTGGCTTTCTGCAACTGAGCAATGCGAGTTATTTCAGAGAAAATCTGAAAATCTTAAGTGTCACGAGAATTATATTTCTTAGCTTGTTGCAGTCAAGAACTAGAATAAAATATCACATTCACTGTTGTGTTTTTCAGAAGTACAATCAAAATAGCTTTGTCTGTCTTCCTGTTTTGCCTGATCAGAGAATCCAAGCAGTTTTTTTGAAATCATTATGTGGCAGTCATAGCCGTACTCATGTGTAGCATGAATATAAAATGGACAGGGAGAAATAAATTAAGCACAAACAAAAATGCTGATTTGCTATGATAGTTGTGCACCTCAAATCCCCACAAAGCCCTCTCTGAGCCTGTTCATGAATGTTTTAACTTGCCGTGCTTTACAATAGACTTTGTAAAGGAAGACGAAGATTGGCTAGGGAAAACATTATGACCCACTGGAAGAGGTATAGGTGATACTGAATAAAATGAGTAACTGTGGATAAACCAAAGGATTTCCCTTTCCAGAGCCCTACTCTCCTCCTCATGATACATACAAATCTCatgtgaaatcaatgggagttatttATGTCCTAGAAGGGACAAATCAGACCCAGAATCTTGAAACAACAAAAAGAGAATCAGCGTGATTgctcttccctcatagttcacaGACAAGCTTTAGTTCAGCAGTTTTTCCTGTTGCCTCAGGCTATCCAGGTTTTGGTTAAATTCTGGTAGGATTACAATATTTAATCACAGCTTTTGTGACACAGGACAACACATGCAAATATTTAAACTGACAGAATGTGGTGCAACTtcataaaaaaatgaaacaaattttAAAGACATTCCACATcagtaaatgaaaaaagaaaaaaaaaacattacagtTACAAGTTTCCCAGCTAATAATCTTTTAGGAAATGATAATTTTATGTTGGGTCCCAATCCTGCAACAGGAAGAGCACATACCCAAGGGTCAACTCAGATGGATCCTACTGTACAACTGGGGTCATACCATTAATTGTGGGGTCCCACTTTACCTAGCTTGGGGTGGCTTTTCCCTCTGGTTTTGTGTACTTACTAAGAGGAAACAAGCACCAATCATTATAGCCTTGATTTTCACATCAAGATCTATGGGAACCTGGATCCCAAAGTTAGCAGTGTTGGTAAAGACATTGTTCACAAATCCAGACCAATATTTGGAAATCTTGCCAATTGTTGACGTTTCATTAAGAGTTTTTACCTGCACAAGAGAAAATAAGGATTTACAAATAGTCACCCTAATAGACTCCCTTCCATTACTCCCCTCAAACAATAACATATTAAACTCATTATAATCACTGCCTGTAACAAAGACGTAGCCTATTCTTGGTAGGCCGgatctcagctggtataaatcagaacAATTCATTGATTCCACTGGTGTTCCTCCAGTTTAAACAAGCTGAGGATTTGGTCCAGAAGGCAAAATGCAGTTCAACCCATGTAGACAGCCAGCACAATGCCAAGAACCATTTATCTCCATTCATACTTACATGCATTATGATTGCAATCaaaacacaaaggccgtttctaacaggccacttccttcagaagtgacacgctaatacacggagcgaaattttcgggaagaagggtcCTCCAGAAGAAcaggccgcacttctacacggcattttggagtctggaagaacggtcttccagactccaaatcacatgactttatgctaatgaggcatggggaatttgcatccgcacctcattagcatcttttgctccatgtattatcatgccacttccgaaggaagtggcctgtgtagaaacggccaaaaagaTTTTCTGTTTTGAACAGTTTTTACAATCCCTGCATTTCACTTTTCAGTGAAATTCTGGAAAATTCTCCACCCCCTTGCAAGCGAAGGGTTTTTCAAAACTTGCTAATATACAACACACCAGCCTATAATTTTTATTGTTAGCCCATTACTCTCATCTTCACCTTGACTTGCTTGTCTCACACAGCTGTAATGTCTTGTCttgcagacttcaaactctttggggcaggaactgtcATTGTCTGTAGTGGCAGAGTGCCTAGCATTGGGCATCCTAGCCAGCTGCAGGCCTCGCGGTATAACCATAACATAAACAAACAACTAAAGAATGAAACCACACTCCCTTGATATTTCCTGCCTATGGAATTTCAAGATGTCACAGAGGGAGGATTCATGTTATGGCTGTTGTTTTTAGATGGAATTTGAGAAAAGAATCTTATGGCATGTGACAAGGAGCCTATAGGTCCAGCATTATAACCATGTATCCAGCAGTGCCAATaggcaccacaggccctggggcaaggtcgGAGGGGACaggactcccattgatttcaaggtCCAGGATTTCattctgggaatttttttttcctctatcaATTGTCACTCCTATCCAGGAAATGCAGGGTATAAACTCAGCTTCCAGTCTAAGATCTGAGGCTAGAACCATGAACTGGAATTAGTCACTCAGTACTCTGAAGATATCTGGTTCTTATCTTACAGTAGTTCATTGGTTTTTAAATTGTAAACCTTCATTGATTATACCAGTCAAAATGTAATACTACTTTAAAACAATGCATAATCGCTAGTGTATGAAACTTACCTCAAAGTCTATATCACCAAAACAGCTGCATGTTGCATAGGGGCCAATTATTTTCAATACATCTTCTTTGCTCTCATTCAGTATAGTGAATTTAGGCAACAGAGGGTCCCACTTCTGGACAACATAGCCGACAATTGTACCAGGAGGGGATTGAACTTCTAACTGTTAAACAAAAGGGGCTTACAATAAAAGCATGTACATTTACACAAATCTAATGcccaatttttaaaggaaaaatgttgAATCATAAAAGTAGTGTGTAAAgacttaatattttaaatatactgaaCAATATTTATAACTGATGCTAAAGAATAAAGATTTATAGCACATGAAAAACCATATACATGCAGAAGCTAATGCATTTACAGTAATTAGCAAATATACAAAGGTCTATCATAGAGATCTGAGATTGCTGTACCTCAGTTTGCATCTCCAGTGCAAATCATAATGCATCACTAAGAAGAAGTGGGAAAGTATATAAGCATTTGCATAAAATTAACATGTTGGAATAGAATATTTACCCTTCACAGTCACTATATCTCAGAATCAGAGTGCTTTATGAGTGGTACAATACAGAAAGGATCTGTGTTCTCATTCAAAGGAGAGTATTCCTAATGGTGGAGCACCCTCAATACAAAATGGTGGATACTGTGAAAATGTACGAGAGAGATGTTAGGATTTTCTGTGGCAGAGTCCAGGGTATGGTCATCTAAGTCAGACTGACAGACATTAACTAAAGACCTCCAGTAATATTCCTGTCTTTCTTTTACTTTATCCACTGTAAAGTTATTGTTAGTCCATGACAAGTAAAATCATATTTATTGTGCCAATCGTTCCTATAGGATTGTGTTAAAAATTCACAGAAGCAAGTTATTCAaactacacacacatacacatctcataagACTTACGAGGACTAATATACATATTTTTGTACTAAACATAGTAAATAGCAAGCAAACTGCCaccaaaaaggaaagaaatcttGACCACATTTGAAGTCAGGTATTGCCACTGATTTCACACAAGATGTTTAATTTGTCAGACATATAAAAATGAGTGTTATGTAACCTGCAAGAAACGACAGTACTTTATGATTTGGTTTGAAATGCCGATACAATGTATTGCATCAAACTGAACAGTGGAATTTGCAACATACTACTAAATCACATACACTTCAAACAAACAGTGGATCACAAGCTCCAGTCACTGTATCATCCTACATTGAGGACTGACCTCTGTATGGTCTTCTTTGTAGCATTGGCACTTATCTGAGCAAAGCTgaaggcaaattctctcatcattTGTGGGTCTGAACTTGCAGAGTCTAATCATATCACTCAATCCCTCTAGTTTTACATGGCAAAAACCTATGGAACTTGACATGCAACTGATCTGCTTCAGACGTTTAATCTGAATGAAGGCCAAAGTCCCACCTTCCTTGCTTGCCATACATTATTTGTGATTACACGTCTCATTCCTCTTTAAGGTAGTATGTTCCTTGCCAATTACTtgacaattattatttttaatttaattgaattGAATTTTTAAGAGGAAATATGGTCTAGCATCCAGAGCCTAGCCTGGTGGTCTCTAGTCTCAGATCTAACATTGTCTCTCACCACATGGAGACAGACAAAACACATAGCTCATAATTTTACCCATTTGGAAAGTGGATCTAATGCCAAACTCAGAAAAGGATAATTTGAGAAACATATAGATAAATGGTGCTGTTGTTAATATTCACTGACCTCTTGCATGTAGCAAGGGAACCAGCAGCTGTTGCATCGCAAGGGTCTATTCACTGTGATCACCTCTCGACCAGTGTTGTCTGCAATCCTTATGGTGAAAGACCGTATAGGTGAACAGAAGTTACGATCAAAGCAACCATTTTCTTCCACTGCAAAGTAAACTCTTTGTCCCAAATGGTTTTTTATCTCATATTTGCTGCAGGTCTCCGTACCAAGTATGACTAATAAAGTAAAACAGTTAGCAAGTTATTTAGTATAACAAATTAAAAGTACAGATGTCCCAAAAACACCTGATCCAAGTTTGGATCCAAGTTTACAGTCCAGCCTCTCTTTATAATGTATATTGTAAGTTCTTTGGAACAGGAACCATTTAAAATTCCATTACAGTAATTAAACTACGCAAATTTGCAATAATAATTAGATAAGAGATTGACTCTGAACCCGGCTGAATCTGAAAAAATTCAGAATTGTATTTGAAACCAAGTTAAAGAATGCTCATATCAGACTTCGGTTTGACCCACTTCAGGATTATGAACTTCAGATCAGGTGCCAGACGTGATATCCAGAGTTATGATTTGGGCTCACCACCGCCCACATACATAAGGGAAAAGTAATTACATGATTctgttcaatagtaacagagagatagtcatgctagtctatatactatcaaaacaaaaaagcagtccagtagcactttaaagactaacaaactaatttattaggtgatgagttttcatgggacagacccacttcttcagatcatagccatatcagaacagactcaatgtgccttaaatattgagtctgttctggtatggctatgatctgaagaagtgggtctgtcccatgaaagctcatcactttgctactggactgcttttttgttttgatatgattCTGTTTAGTTTTgctcagtggcaaaactcctactCATGTCAATGAAACAGGATCAGGCCCCATGCCAATATTCAGTGCCAGGGGGATGGAGGTCCAGAAACGTGACATTTCATTTGCAGCAGTTAATGTTTCCAGAGTACTTTGCAATGCTAAAGCActatataaatgcaaagtattatgaATTATTGTATCACTtaaggtacatctatacttatgggaagatcaactCGTTCAGAATCAATCTTCCAGTGTTCAATTTAGCTTACCTAGTAGTGatacactaaattgaaccatcaaggCTCTACAGTTGACCCTGCTACTCCCCATTGTCataaagagtaagggaggtcaacaggagagtttctcccattgacctcctgctgtgtggatggccagaaaaatcgatCTACGAtgctgattccagctatgcaaatgttgtagctggaactgtgtatcttaAATCTACTTTTCAGCTTAATGTGGACCATTCCCTAGAGATATCTGCTGTTTATTTCACTCATCTGATCAGAGAGCATTATATTATTTGGTAGTATGTGAATCAGGGAATAATAAAAGAGAACAATATCTTCCCCATCCTGGAAACACAAAAATCTGATTAGATGTAGGCAGTTCCTTTGAATTTCTTGAGGAAGAAACATCTGTGGCTGGAGTACAGACTCATTATTGACCTTTTCCTCACCATTTATTGTGGTAGAACTGTCATAAACCAAAATTAACTTTCAGCATTAAGGACCTAATCAGATGCATGGTATCATCAATGGGAGTTTATTCCTTGGCTTCAAAGGATTTAGATCAGAACTTAACTGATGTTACATTTACAGAGATATCTACGTACTGGCATTGTAAAGATGAAACTCAAACACATAGTACCTTCAAGAAGATCCACCTGTTGGTGAATGATTATCTGGTCCAGctgttaaaaaaatgaaaataaatgaaaccaCATGGCAGCACTCTCATAAAATTAAAGAGATTTGGTATTGCCAATGCAAATCTTTCTCATATACCTGTCAAAGATACCATATGTTCCAGGAGACCTACATTTCTTTGCTCTCAGGCCAGCAACGCCTGGATACCTTGGGAAGCACCCTGCGTCAGAGTAGTCACTTTCTTGTGAATTCAGAGGAATCCTGACCTGCTCAAGAAGAAGCTGGTTCTACTCCCTGTCAGTTAGAGGGATATGATATAATTCTGTGATGGCTATGTATGGTATTCATCTCCCTGAAAGTAGTGACCAGGTAAGTTCCACTGACATCATGATGAAGCCAGGTGTAATTGAACGAAATATACAAAAGATGCAGAACCTGATTCTCTCTTTCACTTGTTCTCTTTTGTACTCTTCTGATTATGCAAAGGTATCTGGCTGTTTCTCCCTTGTTGAAGACTCACCTAGTACAAATGAGTTCCCTGAAGGCATGGGCTGTATAAGACCAGGACTGGTTGAGAACAGGGAGGAGGTATGACCAGCGCACATCTAGGAGACTAAAATAAGCAAAAAATAATGGCCTGGTCTAGAAAACCAACTTGTTGACCAAGGAGAAAGTACCATATGATTGACAAATTATACACCTAGTGACAAACAGTGCCTATTTGCTATGTGTTGCTGACTCTCCTTCCCAGAACTGCTGTAACAATTTATGGTGCTCTCTCAGGCATTTGTTCTGGCTTGGGAAGAGGGTGCTAATGCTGCAAAACTGATTGGCATTCACATCAATGACATTTTGACAGAGCACTCCACTAACAATGTGGCCTTTGGTCATTTCTTTTCCTGAAGTTTCTGATGGCCATCAACTATTTGGTTCAGGATTTTCTCCATCCTTGAGATTGAAGAAATATCATATGGGATCATCATGCCACAGACCTTCATTCAGTATCACTTCTATATTTGGTAACCTTTGTGTCACACATATTCAGAACAACTTGCTGGCATTTGGGTCAAGTCCCTCTTGCAGCTCATCCAGTTTGCAAACAGAAGCTGGTGAGCTAGCCTCCAGGGCCCCATAATGATCAATGTAGTACACAAGCAAATAGATCTCTGAATAAGGCCTTTGTATTTACAGATGTTTTCCTAAGCCCCTTAGCTACTTGCCGCTTAAATTGTAATAAAAGGCACAAATACTACAATGCAAACCGTCTTGAACATTGCAAAATGTCCCAATGATTGAACATTGTTTTTATACTCCAATTTGGTATTTCACAGGACAAAACATATTAAGTGTTGTTAAAAGCCTGGAGCTATTTTAACCATATAAATTAATTTATTATAAATCCATCCAAGTTTGGAGAGTGCAGTAAAAGCAGAAATAGTTtttgtgctttttgttttattggaTCCATCATGTATCATTGCACTCAAGGATCAAAGAGACTGCTCACATTGCCTTTCTAACTATTTTAGACTCTAAAACTTATAAGGGTTTATGTAGCTAACTTAACATTTGTCTTTTTAGCAGATTACCATTTTTAACAGTGGTAGTTTTGGCTGTATAACTTAAACATATATAGGTTATAAGGCTACTGTTAAGGCTACTTTTGAAAGCATAAATGTCTGCAAGATACACTCTTTTCctatactttttttctttttttgggcaTTATCCTGTATATCTCCATACATTTCCATCTCTGACTTCAAATATAGTTCCCAGAATGGGCTCCACATTCACTTTTGGGGACTGTGAACAAAGTACAAGGCTGTGAAAGGGGAGACAAAAATGTCTTTTATGCAATCTGTAACTAAAAAGTTACGAGATCCACTTTTTCCTGAATCTTTTAAATATATGGCTATAGGAAGCTGGGTACTTACTCACTAAGGTGAAAAGTTTgcaaagaaaagggaaaatatttgtTCCCTACATCTTAGAAACAATTTCTAATTCCCATTACTCATGCAGAGTGCTAGATTacccttcacctgctcccattgGTTTTGGAGGGTCTGCTTGCAGAGGAAACCTCTGCTCAGtatcccaggagagattcaggagctacttagctga includes these proteins:
- the LOC142018323 gene encoding phospholipid scramblase family member 5-like isoform X2; amino-acid sequence: MASQDPQGQINKIFQDHLPGSPDPSSQSKPVEPANAWKYAALPHSLPPGLEYLSQLDQIIIHQQVDLLEVILGTETCSKYEIKNHLGQRVYFAVEENGCFDRNFCSPIRSFTIRIADNTGREVITVNRPLRCNSCWFPCYMQELEVQSPPGTIVGYVVQKWDPLLPKFTILNESKEDVLKIIGPYATCSCFGDIDFEVKTLNETSTIGKISKYWSGFVNNVFTNTANFGIQVPIDLDVKIKAIMIGACFLLDLMFFENSLDGL
- the LOC142018323 gene encoding phospholipid scramblase family member 5-like isoform X1; translation: MASQDPQGQINKIFQDHLPGSPDPSSQSKPVEPANAWKYAALPHSLPPGLEYLSQLDQIIIHQQVDLLEVILGTETCSKYEIKNHLGQRVYFAVEENGCFDRNFCSPIRSFTIRIADNTGREVITVNRPLRCNSCWFPCYMQELEVQSPPGTIVGYVVQKWDPLLPKFTILNESKEDVLKIIGPYATCSCFGDIDFEVKTLNETSTIGKISKYWSGFVNNVFTNTANFGIQVPIDLDVKIKAIMIGACFLLVSTQNQREKPPQAR